In Aptenodytes patagonicus chromosome 9, bAptPat1.pri.cur, whole genome shotgun sequence, the DNA window TGGGCTCAGGACCTGCCTGTGAGACCCCTCTGCAGCTGTTTTGGGGTGCTCAGCCTCCGCTGTGGCCAGCGGCTGCCTCAGGTGCTTGGGATTGTGTTGCCTCCTGGGTGCCGGTGCTCACAGCATCCTGGGATAGAGATGCAGTGATGCTGGGGCTCTCCCCACTGCCTGGGGACCTTGACGTACCACATGCACCTGGGGGCAGTGAATCCGCCTGTGGGCACCCTGGTCCCAGTGATACCTGCATCCTTAGAAgcaagcagggctgggggggacacgCATTGCCTGCCGTTAGCCCCTGGGGAGCCGCGCTTGCCTCCGCTGGCACCCTCGCAGTGGTGGCACATGGCAACCTCCCAGCGCGGTGCCCAGGGACAAACCGTGCGGGGGAGtgaccccccctccccaccccctgacAGCACATTTGCCTGGGCTCCTGAGTGGCAAAGCCacggggtgtgggggggcaagcCAGAGCAAGGGCCGTGGGTGCCCTCTGCACTATGGACCCGCCAGGTGGGCGAGCGCAGCCCCCACCACTGCCCACCCTGCCGGGGGAGCTGCCAGGGCCCCTTGGTGCCGGAGGAAAGCTCAGCCACAGCCTAGCTAGAAACACAGATTTATTGCAACATTGGTTTGCAACCAGCACTCAATTCCCCAGCAGTGGCTCTGGACCCACGCAGATGCCCTGATCCCCCTGTGATGCCTCTGCAGCCAGCGGGCTGGTCCCTGGGGGCACAAGCCCACCCACCCCCATCCAGGCAGGCTTGCTGGGGTCCTGCTGTGCCAGGGGGTGCCTGTGGGCTGGCAGCATGGAGGGAACAGAAGCCGGATTCGGGGTCCTTCACTGATGTAAGCCACCAGCTGGAATCTCTGAGCAGTCGCAAGACTCTCAGGATCCCTGGGGAGAGAGCGGGGTCAAAGCCCCCAAGCCTGTGAGCGAGAGGGCTGAGCATGGGAGATGCCACCGTGTCTTCTCCTCTTACCGCACTCCTTTGGTGCCAGCCCGGATACTTTGGGGAGCTGGGAGAGGTGCCAGCCCAGTTCCCACCCGCAGCTGCTACACATATCCTGTCAGGTTGTAGGAGTTGAGCTCGCTCTTGGTCTTCTGCGTCTGGCTGACAGAGGGCTGGGGGCTCTTGCCCACCAGCAGCCGGGGCTGGTAGGTGCTTGTGTAAGTGGCCGTTGGGtcccgggcagggcaggaggtgcaGAGGATGAAGCCACCAacaagggagaggagggaggagatgaTGCCCAGGTAAAGCGCCTCCCCGAGCTCGAACTTCATGCTGTCGGGGAGGATGGGGTTGCGGAAATCCTGCAGCACCACATGGATGTTCCACACCAATGGGATGAAGCAGAGCAGCCCCCCGAGGATGAAGACCGCGCCGCCCGCTACCGCCACCCGGTCCTTGCCTGGCGAGCCCTGGCTGAAGACGGTGCACCTCATGCCCATGACGGTGAGGAGGCAGGCAAGGGAGGAGACGGCACAGGAGCTCACCATCAGGGCTTGGGCCGCCTGGATGTCGGCAGGTAGGTTGAGTAGGGAGCTGTAGATATCGCACTGGGTGATGCCTGTGCTGTATGTGGCGCACTCCATCCACAGCCCCTTGGTGAAGCTCACGGCTGTCACGATGCTGGAGCCAATGTAGGAGCTGGTcttccagctgggcagcagcGTGGTTGTCAGCGTGCCGATGTAGCCCAGGAATGCCACGGTGTAGCCCAGCAGCTGGAGCCCCATGGAGACCATGGTGGGGgctggctgtcacctccctgggCCTCACGGCTTCTTGCCCGGCTTGCCAGCAGTTCACTTCCACGCGCTTACCTTCCCATGGCCCTGCCGGCAGCTCTGCTCGCTGTGCTGCAGCTCCACCCCACTCCCAGGGGTGCTGGTTTTGTGTGGGCACCGGCACGTGGGTGGGAGCCGGGGGGAGGAGAGGTTACCTGCAAGAGTGGAAAGCAATTCCTCCCCGATTAACGATTGACCCAAGCCTGTGGGGGAGCGCCAAGCGCCCTTTCACCTCCGCTATCTCCCCAGCCAGACTTCAGAGGCAGACAGCACTGCCTGGGAAGGACGCCAAAGCCCTCCCTTGCACTGGGGCCGCGGGCAGGGAAGGAGAGTCAGCCACCGGTGGGGGGAAAGTGCCAGCTGCCTTCCTGGGAATCCCTTGTCTTCTGTGATGTCCCGAGCCAAGGAAGCCAAAAAGCTACGGCTGCACCATGTTATTTGGGACCTGCCGGAGGTGATTTCAGGTGGTGGCCCTGAGGCTCCCCCAGCTGAGGAAGGGGGATTGCGCCTCGTCCCCATCTGCACGGGGCTCACCCAAGGCATCTGCAGCCACCCACCACTCACCCTGACCTGGCAAGGCTCCGGCGGGACAACGGGAAGCGCCCACCTGAAATTGAGCCATGGCTATCGGTCTTTCTCTGATGCTGGGAACAACGATGGAGAGGGATGCATGTGACAGTGACACCTGTGTCCCCAGAAGAGCCCAGAGGTCCACGAAGGGCAGAATTACATCAGGGCAAAGCACGCTGGCAGCACCTCAGGGATGCTTCCCTGGAGTGCCCCAGCCGAGCGGGGTGACGCGTCCCTTGGTGGGGTGAGCACACTGGGGTGCAGCTCGTGCTCGCTGATGTCAGCGGGGGTTTTTCTGCTGGTGCCATCTCCTGCCCGCAGCcttgggtgcaggcaggggggttTGGCAGAGGCACTGGAGTGGggtggtttgttttccctctgccttGTTTCAAAATTCCCCCTCCCGCGGCATCTTGCGAAACTGGACTGAGCCCACGCCACACTGTGCCGACACCACAGCCGGCAGCCTCTCGCCCTGGGAACGCTCTTGGCTGAGAGTGCCGCTACCGCCCAATGCCTCCACTCCTCTCCCCGCCCCGCTGCTGGCACCTCAAATGCTTGGTACCAAAAGGTTCCCAactttctgtctcctttcctgtgTGCTAACCAAGACCACCCGCTCCGTCTCAGGGGTGTTGCTGCAAAAGAAACACCTGGGGTACTTGGGGTGCCGGCAAAAAGGCATGGGAGGGTCATGCCAGAGCTCTGCGGTACTTACAGAGGCGGCTGGAGACACGGCGTGGGACCGAGGGTGGCCACGGCCAGGGGTGACCCAGGACCGGAGGTGTCTGGTTGGGGCAGGGTGAGTGGCTGAGGCCCCGACCCAGGGGATCAGGGGCTGCAAATTGTTTAGCTACGGCTTTGCAAAATCCACCTGCAAATCTCAGCCTGCATCAGAGGCTTATTGCAGATCAGAATTAAACCCTTTCAGCGTCAGGAAGGACTGGGGAGCTGGGATGCCTCATTTTGCTTGTTGTCTATTAATTATCAGGGTAGGTTTGCCTAAGTGGCTCAGGTCTGTGGCTTGCTGTCACCTTTCTGGCCAGCCTTGGTGGCCAGCGGGTGACTGCGTGCCACCATCCATGTGTCCACTTCGGGCTGCGTTGCCTGTGCTGGGGTCGGAGGGGCAGTGAAACGCCAGCAGGTTGAACTCCCCATGCCTGCAGGGTGAGCTCAGGCTTTCGGTTCGCTCCTCCTGGCCCCGCTTGTCCTCCACAGGGTTTGTTGTTGTAAGACTCCTGGCCCAAATGAGGAGCAAATGGAGATGGTAATGAGGGCTGCACTGGCCCCGTGCCCCCTCCTGCTTGCCGGCTGCCGCAgatggagaggggcagggagggcccctGGTGACAAATTGTGCTTGAAGCTGAGCAGGGTCCGGCCAGCATTTGGACAGGGGTGTTTGGATGCTGATAGCAGAGCTACAGCAGGGACcatttgctattttctttccttgtcccaAATTAAAACCCTCCCAGGAGCGGGAGGTGACCTGTCTGCCAGCGGCACCTCAGCTCGAGTGCTCGGGCAGAAGCAGTGGGCAGGAGCACCAGGCAGGGACAGGATGcgtggcagtgctggggtgggggctTGCACCCTCATATCAAGAAGCTTTTCTGTACCTCCCAGTATGGTCCACATCTCAAGAAGCCAACggagagggcagggagcaggggcaaGTGCGTGCTTTCCCCACTGCGCCAGCAGTGTGGGAACGAGGCCTGGCCTCTCCCCAGGGTGATCTGAGCAGAGGCCATGGATGCCTGAGCAGGACCATTGCCCTGCCTGGGCCTGGCGTCCACCCCTTCCGTCCGTCttccctccctgtcctctctTGAGCATCCCATCACCTGCCTCCTGGTTGCTCTGTGCTTGCCACCACTGCAGCCTATCACACTGTCCTCATCATGCCCATCACCCTGTCCCCAGGGCATGCCCATCAGGCTGTCCCATCACGTGGCCATTGCACTGTCCCCATCCCATGCCTATCATGCTGCCCCAGcactccccatccctcccccatgtcccccctcccTTATGCAAACGGCTACAAAGAGCACTTAATCATCCTTGTTAAttgtctctgcttttccctgttcCCCCCTGGGGATTTTCTCACAAATGGTGTCTAACttttcccttctgtgttttgcttttccacCAGAGATCGCAGCCCCTccgcccccagcctccccccagccctctgTTTACACAACTGGGACAAATTTCACACGCCAGGGACCACTGTCCCCACACCTCTAGTCCCTGGCTCCCCTGCCCTGAAGAATTTGTGAGTCACCGGCTGGGGCAGGGCTATAAAGGTGTCCTCGCCAAGGGTCTGCAGTGTCCAAGGGGACACCGTTGCCTGCCACCATGGAAGCTGCTGCCTGTTGCCTGCCTCCCCACGGGCTCCGGGTGGCTGTGACCAGTGCTcgcccagccccagggctggagcaAGGGGGAAGGTACCTGTGTGCTGCGCAGCctggggggactggggagggtggggagggcagggcgtGCGcgggaggtgggatggggaaggcTCCAGCTGGATTCGGGTGAAGGCTGTGTGGCTCCCTGCTCTGATGGGAACCCCTTGGATCCTGGTGGCTGCGGGTGGGAGAGAGGGTGCAGAGCCTGGGGGACAATGCTGGGGGCTCCCAGGGGTGCTGGAGCAGGACGAGGAGCACTGAGGTGGGGGGCTGAGCCAGGCAGGTGAgactgtggggctgggggggtgcgTGGCTGCGGTGGGGGGAGCAAGGCAAGGAGGGAGCAGGCCAGGGTGGGTGGCTGTCGCACTGAACCTGCTCTCCGCACCTAGATCCCTGCCTCTCTGGAGACCGTGGCTGCCCCAAGCAGAGGAGGGAACCGGACAGTGGAGGGAGCAGACAGACACTGTGAGTTTTACAGTCCCTGCTTGGGTCCCCCCCAGTTTCCCGCTAGCAGGGTTGGGGTCCCTGTTTGGCAGAAAAACAGTCTCTCGCACCATACTCCTTCACCCCCGGCACGGTTGCATAGCAGCACGGTGCCCTGGTGCATCACCCCTCTGCCCCACAAGCCATGCAGCCTTGCGGGGCGGGGCTGGGCAGACCCCCCAGGGCAGCTATGGCCAGCACAGCCATGCCGGGGCCTGAAAGGGCCGCCTGTTCCCAGGCCTGGCGGGCATTCCTCAAGGGGTTAGCGGGATGCCTGGGCATGAGCTTTTGAGCACGGGGGGGAGATTACACTGGCAAAAAGCCCATCGGGGAGGGCGGGTAGATGCCAGCTTCCTTCGCGGGGGCATGAGGACCTAAACCCAGGGGCAGAGGACGGGGGAGAAGCTGGCTTCAGGGCAGGCTGACCCTGCAGGGGTCTGCCAGGTCTGTGGGGCATTGTCCGCGGCGTTGTCCGCACCAACGGGAGAGAAAGGTCCCTGCCCTCGCTGCCAGCTGGGGTCCCCGTGCACCCTGCTGCTGCCATGCCaggaggagggggcagcaggagccCCAGGGCAGGTCCCACCCCAACTGTGTCTCCTCAGGCTTGGACTCGGGAGGCAGTGGGGGATGGTGGCCCCGACAAAACGCTGGCGTTTTTCCACCACCCAGTCAGGTACGTCCCCTGCTGCCGGGTGCCCCGGCTGGGCCTGAGGGCAGCGGGCAGGCGGGGGCCCTCACCCCGGGTCTCCCCACACAGGCTCCTCTGGCCCAAGTCCAAGTCCTTTGACTATCTGTACGGCATGGGGGAGAAGCTGCTGGAGAACTTCCCGGTGCAGGCCACCCTCTGCCTCTACGAGGACTCgggcagcgaggaggaggaagaggaggaagaagaggaggaggaggaggcaggggacaTTGCGGCAGGTCCCCCACcgcaggcaggcagccctggcaggccGGTGTGAGGGCAGGGTGCAACGGGCGAGGGCAGGACGGCGGCACCAAGGAGGTGCAGGCAGATGCCTGCCCCGCCGGTGGCATGTGGGCAGGCATCGGGcacggaccgcaccgccccgggTCACCGGCCCTCAGGGGTGGCGcggcccgcggcccggccccagGCCCTCGCAGTGCCGCggggccctgcccgccgcgcCCGGGTTCCGGCGGTGACCGCGCCCcagccggcccggccccgcagcgccgTGCCGGGCAGGGGACTACGACTCCCAGCAGCCACTGCGGCACCTCCCGGCAGCCGTAGCCCTCTCTCATTGGCTTCCAGTCTCCCCCGGGTTGGGGGAGGAGCGCGTGGCCCCGCCCACTATCCCCGCTCCGCGTTCCTATTGCAGCCGCGAGAGGAGGAAGGCGGTGCGCGCTAGCTGCGGGGGGCTCGATTGGCCGAGGGgcggtgccggggcaggaggaggcggggcgggggcggggtcttcccctcccctccccgtcGGCGGGAGGGAGCGGCTGCGGCGGGGCGCGAGGCGGCCATGAGGTACGGGtggggcggcgctgccggggtGTGTGGGGCGCGGGAGACAGGAGCCGTGGGGAGGGTTATGGGGCgaggggggccgcggggcggcaGAGGGAGTCATGGGGCGGGGGGACAGGAGCTGTGGGGCCGGTTATGGGGTGCTGGGGCGAGCGGGaaggggctggggacggggagaTGGTAGTCGGGGGTCGTGGAGCTGGCAAGGGGTTTCTGGGCGTTTGGGAAAGAAGAGCTGCGGAGGTGGGGTGTGTCGGTGGGGCAGGGGATGTGGCAGTGGAGCAGGGTGTGACAGTGAGGCAGGGCATGACAGTGGGGCGGGGGGTGTGGTGGTGGGGTTCGTCTGGGACTAGAAAGCCCCGCTCAGTTGGGCAAGTTCACGTTTGGGCTGATGGGGCAGGTGAGTTGGGGGGACCCTGCTGTGGGGTGACACTAGAAGCTGAGGGAGATGGAAATAACTTGGAGTTGGGTTTGGGGAAGGCAGGGCTAGTGCCAGGATGGAGGGGCCAGGGCGGTGGCTGGCCGGGGGCAGTGCAAGGACCAGCCGCGTGGGGTTGGATGGGGTTCGAAGGCTGCTTTGGGAGGGTGAGCCATCCTGGCACCCCAtggggagcccgtggtccctggcAAACGGAGCTGGTCCAGCCTCTTCTTCCCGCTGTGGATCTTGGCGCAGAAAACCCCAAATATTGCTAGGAtcctgctgagcagctggcagCCATGGCTACGTGAtgccaggagagcaggcagcctCCCTGTGTGCCATGGCACGTCACTGGCGTCTGTGGATCCCCACGACCCATACCTATGCCCCCCAGCCTGGCGAGGAGGTGCCACCTCCCTGTGTGCCCACCACATGGGCTCAAGGTCTGTGGGGGGCCAGCAACACGCATGCACCATATTTTACCAGCACGATTTCCTCCTTTGGCATCGGTGACGGGAGTGGGGGTGGAGATGGGGGGAGCCCGGGGGAGACACAAATGTGCGACTGCAGCATCCTCACTCTCACGGCTGCATCCCTCGCGCCTCCTCATGGTTGCCTTAGCAACCTCCTATCGATGGGGTATTTATAGAGGAGGCGAACG includes these proteins:
- the CLDN2 gene encoding claudin-2 yields the protein MVSMGLQLLGYTVAFLGYIGTLTTTLLPSWKTSSYIGSSIVTAVSFTKGLWMECATYSTGITQCDIYSSLLNLPADIQAAQALMVSSCAVSSLACLLTVMGMRCTVFSQGSPGKDRVAVAGGAVFILGGLLCFIPLVWNIHVVLQDFRNPILPDSMKFELGEALYLGIISSLLSLVGGFILCTSCPARDPTATYTSTYQPRLLVGKSPQPSVSQTQKTKSELNSYNLTGYV